One window of Candidatus Polarisedimenticolia bacterium genomic DNA carries:
- a CDS encoding response regulator, translating into MPLSVLLVDDAGFVRSMLRAILESGDHRVVAEASDGASALSLKDELQPDLIITDLIMPGMDGVETTRALVGADPSVRVIVSAARDQEGAVLRALAAGARDFLRKPFSPAEVLGALQDLETPADPDPGPERRVALRLTLRPGTSLPSARLRVLAARCSSLGRVVSGMPPSGIPLQEGGAPVLDLTLQTRHSPEAAKRFLRPLPAVLDVTAEIVLEPEPEASMELSLPAPPLQGTVRVRAELLQRLLDRAETARADRDLLAAALETSGAPGSDEALKRLERSLAEIRAEILSARMVPFDRIAPRLGRCVEESAAASGREAVFSLTGGESRVDLAHLEQIAQILMRLLPRIVREGVQRSDILRQMGWIEPCRVTTAVSRNGSALVLRSGVSAPPHPKPGGLLAGEIGDLVARLGGSAAVVGDGEDWKVEMVLPAGVALVRSYLCQVGKQLLAVPVANVERSVELDVSQIRLREGRSFWEEDPEEPIPLVRFDRIPWVDADGPSLRGFSGLLYRVGPQRYALATDAVLGQADVVIRPPLNGGEEARLAGTAILSDGSTALVPDLLRLARVR; encoded by the coding sequence ATGCCCCTCTCGGTCCTGCTGGTCGACGACGCCGGCTTCGTCCGCTCGATGCTCCGCGCCATCCTGGAGTCGGGCGATCATCGCGTCGTCGCCGAGGCGTCGGACGGCGCCTCGGCGCTGAGTCTCAAGGACGAGCTGCAGCCCGATCTCATCATCACCGATCTCATCATGCCGGGAATGGACGGCGTCGAGACGACGCGCGCCCTGGTGGGCGCCGACCCCTCGGTCCGGGTGATCGTCTCCGCCGCGCGCGATCAGGAAGGTGCGGTCCTCCGCGCTCTGGCGGCGGGCGCCCGCGATTTCCTCCGGAAGCCTTTCTCGCCGGCGGAGGTCCTCGGCGCGCTCCAGGATCTCGAAACACCCGCCGATCCTGATCCCGGTCCGGAGAGGCGGGTGGCGTTGCGGCTCACCCTCCGTCCTGGGACGTCCTTGCCGTCGGCGCGCCTCCGGGTGCTGGCAGCGCGCTGCTCCTCCTTGGGACGTGTCGTTTCCGGCATGCCGCCGTCCGGAATCCCGCTTCAGGAGGGAGGCGCGCCGGTTCTCGACCTCACCCTGCAGACGCGCCATTCTCCCGAGGCGGCGAAGCGATTCCTGCGGCCCCTGCCGGCGGTCCTCGACGTCACGGCGGAGATCGTTCTGGAGCCCGAGCCGGAAGCTTCCATGGAGCTCTCGCTTCCCGCGCCTCCTCTGCAGGGAACCGTACGGGTTCGCGCCGAGCTGCTCCAGCGCCTCCTCGATCGGGCCGAAACGGCCCGCGCCGACCGGGATCTCCTGGCCGCCGCCCTGGAAACCTCGGGGGCGCCGGGCTCGGACGAGGCCCTGAAGAGGCTGGAAAGAAGCCTGGCGGAGATTCGCGCCGAGATCCTGTCCGCCAGGATGGTGCCGTTCGATCGGATCGCTCCCAGACTGGGGCGTTGCGTGGAGGAATCAGCCGCCGCTTCCGGCCGGGAGGCGGTCTTCTCGCTCACCGGAGGGGAAAGCCGCGTCGATTTGGCCCATCTCGAGCAGATCGCGCAAATCCTGATGCGGCTGCTCCCGAGAATCGTCCGGGAAGGAGTGCAACGCTCCGACATCCTGCGGCAGATGGGGTGGATCGAGCCCTGCCGGGTGACGACGGCGGTCTCGCGGAACGGCTCGGCGCTGGTGCTGAGAAGCGGCGTCTCGGCGCCGCCTCATCCGAAGCCGGGCGGGCTCCTGGCCGGCGAGATCGGGGACCTCGTGGCGCGTCTCGGGGGAAGCGCCGCCGTCGTAGGAGATGGAGAGGACTGGAAAGTGGAGATGGTTCTGCCGGCCGGCGTAGCGCTCGTCCGTTCCTACCTGTGCCAGGTGGGAAAGCAGCTCCTGGCGGTGCCGGTCGCGAACGTCGAGCGCTCGGTGGAGCTGGACGTGTCGCAGATCCGCCTGCGGGAAGGGCGATCGTTCTGGGAGGAGGATCCGGAAGAGCCGATTCCGCTGGTACGCTTCGACCGCATCCCGTGGGTGGACGCCGACGGCCCTTCTCTGCGGGGGTTTTCAGGCCTGCTGTATCGCGTCGGCCCGCAGCGCTACGCTCTCGCCACCGACGCCGTGCTGGGGCAAGCCGACGTCGTCATCCGTCCGCCGCTCAACGGGGGAGAGGAGGCCCGGCTCGCCGGAACCGCGATCCTGTCCGACGGAAGCACGGCGCTCGTTCCCGATCTTCTGAGACTGGCCCGGGTGCGCTGA
- the rsmA gene encoding 16S rRNA (adenine(1518)-N(6)/adenine(1519)-N(6))-dimethyltransferase RsmA: MTPAPSARTRRRLGQHFLADPGAVRRLIEAVAPQPGERFFEVGPGRGALTAPLLEAGVKVLALEIDPRLVRRLESVTASENLRIVAGDVLRVDLAALFDQELPPGRGLRAVGNLPYSVASPVILRLLALSERFEDLTLMVQREVGERILSPPGKREYGILTLLCGCRAEAVRLLDLPPGCFSPPPEVHSTVLRFKPRLSPFASSADGAIFERVVKAAFSARRKKIRNSLSGGSGLPPEKVEEWLEAAGLDPAARPEDVPLQGYLELARRRPQMP, from the coding sequence TTGACCCCGGCACCCTCCGCCCGGACGCGCCGCCGCCTGGGGCAGCACTTCCTGGCCGACCCCGGCGCGGTGCGGCGCCTCATCGAGGCCGTCGCCCCGCAGCCCGGGGAGCGCTTCTTCGAAGTGGGCCCGGGCCGGGGCGCCTTGACGGCGCCGCTGCTCGAGGCGGGCGTGAAGGTCCTGGCCCTCGAGATCGATCCCCGGCTGGTCAGGCGGCTCGAGAGCGTGACGGCTTCGGAGAACCTGAGAATCGTCGCGGGCGACGTCCTGCGCGTCGATTTGGCCGCTCTGTTTGACCAGGAGCTGCCTCCCGGCCGCGGCCTGCGCGCCGTCGGGAACCTCCCCTATTCCGTGGCCTCGCCGGTCATCCTCCGGCTCCTGGCCCTCTCCGAGCGTTTCGAGGATCTGACGCTGATGGTGCAGCGGGAGGTGGGGGAACGAATCCTCTCCCCTCCCGGGAAGCGCGAGTACGGGATCCTGACGCTCCTGTGCGGCTGCCGCGCCGAGGCGGTCCGGCTGCTCGACCTTCCTCCGGGCTGTTTCTCGCCCCCGCCGGAGGTCCACTCCACCGTCCTGCGCTTCAAGCCCCGCCTCTCGCCCTTCGCCTCGTCCGCCGACGGGGCGATCTTCGAGCGGGTGGTGAAGGCGGCTTTCTCGGCGAGACGGAAGAAAATCCGGAACTCGCTCTCCGGCGGATCGGGACTCCCCCCGGAGAAGGTGGAAGAATGGCTGGAAGCGGCGGGGCTGGATCCCGCCGCCCGCCCCGAAGACGTTCCGCTCCAAGGATACCTGGAGCTGGCCCGGCGCCGGCCGCAGATGCCGTGA
- a CDS encoding MGMT family protein — MKRGLPALRRRGGETRVHGEVQGCRRDGWKAVYAQVRRIPRGRVMTYGQIATLLGSRLSPRAVGWAMHGSPRGVPWHRVINASGGCSTDRMPDIPPGLQQALLKGEGVEFRANGTLDLARYRWMPRGAARRRPRKP, encoded by the coding sequence ATGAAGCGGGGGCTCCCGGCGTTGCGCCGGAGGGGAGGCGAGACTCGGGTCCATGGCGAGGTCCAGGGCTGCCGGAGGGACGGCTGGAAGGCCGTCTACGCCCAAGTCCGGCGCATCCCCCGGGGCCGCGTCATGACCTACGGCCAGATCGCGACCCTGCTGGGCAGCCGCCTCTCTCCACGCGCAGTCGGCTGGGCGATGCATGGAAGCCCGCGAGGGGTTCCCTGGCACCGTGTCATCAACGCTTCGGGAGGCTGTTCCACCGACCGGATGCCCGACATCCCACCGGGCCTCCAACAGGCTCTGCTGAAAGGAGAAGGAGTCGAATTCCGGGCCAACGGCACCCTCGACCTCGCACGCTACCGCTGGATGCCCCGTGGCGCGGCGCGCCGGCGCCCGCGAAAGCCCTGA
- the trxA gene encoding thioredoxin yields MASEEVLILDAMSFEREISGQGNGPILVDFWAEWCGPCRLMAPILDKVAVRFKGKARIGKVDVDEHQALAAKFGILSIPTLLLFKDGKVVEQVVGTTSEENLAKLIDRHTA; encoded by the coding sequence ATGGCCAGTGAAGAGGTCTTGATTTTGGACGCGATGAGCTTCGAGCGCGAGATATCGGGGCAAGGGAACGGACCGATCCTCGTCGATTTCTGGGCTGAATGGTGCGGCCCCTGCCGTTTGATGGCTCCCATCCTGGACAAGGTGGCGGTCCGCTTCAAGGGGAAGGCCCGCATCGGGAAAGTGGACGTCGACGAGCATCAGGCGCTGGCCGCGAAGTTCGGGATTCTCAGCATCCCGACGCTGCTTCTCTTCAAGGATGGCAAGGTTGTCGAGCAGGTGGTGGGGACGACTTCCGAGGAGAACCTCGCGAAGCTGATCGATCGTCACACCGCCTGA
- a CDS encoding DNA translocase FtsK has product MKTKEKAKRERQRQRPRIDWGGILRSRRFGEAWGIVLLVGSLLLLLALLSHTPEDPTLFGSGSESQPASNLVGHFGANVSEGALQFLGFGAYLVPFLFGWSGWKRFWNRPGEGRPLRTAGAFILIFSSAALLSLLLGDRRIAGEPLDAGGWLGNVLAASLKSYLSFAGTGVVCVGLIGVGVLMATRVSLAEMFVKSRGLVQGTTGKFVVTWARRREAKRKEAMRNEVVRKHTRTRDDAPKREAPKEAFESPEVAGAAPAAPVARKLEPKPEREIRREAAAPAQPAFPFVNSLGYVPPPLSLLHEGKEEQAVDDRELMETAKLITSKFQEFQVAGQVVQIHPGPVVTTFEFKPDAGVKYSKITSLSDDLCLAIQAESARIDRVSGKSTVGIEVPNKRREIIALRDLLASEKFTSSPHKLTLALGKKIHGEPFIADLARMPHLLIAGATGTGKSVCLNTMITSILYKASPEEVKFIFIDTKRLELGIYDQIPHLLTPVVTEPKHASNALRWATLEMERRYRSLAECGVRNIDQFNALLALSRKEKKPLTHSVATADGGTKEEEVKPLPFIVVVIDELADLMMTAAADIEESITRLAQMARAVGIHLILSTQRPSVDIITGVIKANFPSRIAFRVSSKVDSRTILDTNGAEQLLGNGDMLFLPPGSSRLLRLHGPLLTEAESNRVIAHLRKQGKPEFNPAVTKGPESKREGGDDEVDEVYEQAARLVVQTGQASISHLQRRLKLGYARAARLVDMMERDGIVGPGEGAKPREILVKPNYFEEIDRHRSAVEPDSVN; this is encoded by the coding sequence TTGAAGACCAAGGAGAAAGCGAAGCGGGAGCGCCAACGCCAGCGTCCGCGGATCGATTGGGGGGGGATCCTCCGGAGCCGGCGGTTCGGCGAGGCGTGGGGAATCGTCCTCCTCGTCGGCTCGCTCCTCCTGCTCCTGGCGCTCCTCTCGCACACCCCCGAGGATCCGACGCTGTTCGGATCGGGGAGCGAGTCGCAGCCGGCGAGCAACCTCGTCGGTCATTTCGGGGCGAACGTCTCGGAAGGAGCGCTGCAGTTCCTTGGCTTCGGCGCTTATTTGGTCCCCTTCCTCTTCGGGTGGTCCGGATGGAAGCGTTTCTGGAACCGCCCCGGCGAGGGCCGCCCCTTGCGGACGGCGGGCGCCTTCATCCTCATCTTCTCCTCCGCCGCGCTCCTGAGCCTTCTCCTGGGAGATCGCAGAATCGCCGGCGAGCCGCTCGACGCCGGGGGATGGCTGGGGAACGTCCTCGCCGCCTCGTTGAAGTCGTATCTGAGCTTCGCCGGCACGGGGGTGGTATGCGTCGGCTTGATCGGGGTGGGAGTCCTCATGGCGACGCGGGTCTCGCTCGCCGAGATGTTCGTCAAGAGCCGGGGCCTCGTCCAGGGGACGACCGGGAAGTTCGTCGTCACCTGGGCGCGCCGCCGCGAGGCGAAGCGGAAGGAGGCGATGCGCAACGAGGTGGTGCGAAAGCACACCCGCACGCGGGACGACGCCCCCAAGCGGGAGGCTCCGAAGGAAGCCTTCGAATCCCCCGAGGTCGCCGGCGCCGCGCCGGCGGCCCCCGTGGCGCGGAAGCTCGAGCCGAAGCCGGAAAGAGAGATCCGCCGGGAGGCCGCCGCCCCCGCCCAGCCCGCCTTCCCCTTCGTCAACTCCCTCGGCTACGTCCCGCCCCCGCTGTCGCTCCTCCACGAAGGCAAAGAGGAGCAGGCGGTCGACGATCGGGAGCTGATGGAGACGGCCAAGCTCATCACCTCCAAGTTCCAGGAGTTCCAGGTGGCGGGCCAGGTGGTCCAGATCCACCCGGGCCCCGTGGTCACCACCTTCGAGTTCAAGCCCGACGCCGGAGTGAAATACAGCAAGATCACCTCGCTGTCGGACGATCTCTGCCTCGCGATCCAGGCGGAATCGGCCCGGATCGATCGCGTCTCGGGGAAATCGACCGTCGGGATCGAGGTCCCGAACAAGCGGCGGGAGATCATCGCCCTGAGGGACCTGCTCGCCTCGGAGAAGTTCACCTCCTCGCCGCACAAGCTGACCCTGGCGCTCGGCAAGAAGATCCACGGCGAGCCCTTCATCGCCGATCTGGCGCGCATGCCGCATCTGCTCATCGCCGGGGCGACCGGAACGGGGAAGAGCGTCTGCCTGAACACCATGATCACGAGCATCCTCTACAAGGCCAGCCCGGAAGAGGTCAAGTTCATCTTCATCGACACCAAGCGCCTCGAGCTGGGAATCTACGATCAAATCCCCCACCTCCTCACGCCCGTCGTCACGGAGCCGAAGCACGCCAGCAACGCGCTGAGGTGGGCGACCCTGGAGATGGAGCGGCGCTACCGCTCCCTGGCGGAGTGCGGGGTGCGGAACATCGACCAGTTCAACGCGCTTCTGGCGCTGTCGCGCAAGGAGAAGAAGCCGCTGACCCACTCCGTGGCGACGGCCGACGGCGGGACGAAAGAGGAGGAGGTGAAGCCGCTTCCCTTCATCGTGGTCGTGATCGACGAGCTGGCCGATCTGATGATGACCGCCGCGGCCGACATCGAGGAGTCGATCACGCGCCTTGCCCAGATGGCCCGCGCCGTCGGGATCCACCTGATCCTCTCCACGCAGCGCCCGTCGGTAGACATCATCACCGGCGTGATCAAGGCCAACTTCCCGAGCCGCATCGCCTTCCGCGTCTCCTCGAAAGTCGACTCCCGCACGATCTTGGACACGAACGGCGCCGAGCAGCTCCTCGGCAACGGCGACATGCTCTTCCTGCCGCCGGGATCCTCGCGGCTGCTCCGGCTGCACGGCCCGCTGCTCACCGAGGCGGAGTCGAACCGCGTCATCGCCCACCTGCGCAAGCAGGGCAAGCCGGAGTTCAATCCAGCGGTCACCAAGGGGCCGGAGTCGAAGCGGGAGGGGGGGGACGACGAGGTGGACGAGGTCTACGAGCAGGCGGCGCGGCTCGTGGTGCAGACCGGGCAGGCTTCCATCTCGCACCTGCAGCGCCGCCTGAAGCTCGGCTACGCCCGCGCCGCGCGGCTCGTCGACATGATGGAGCGCGACGGCATCGTCGGCCCGGGCGAAGGCGCCAAGCCCCGCGAGATCCTGGTCAAGCCGAACTACTTCGAGGAGATCGACCGCCACCGCAGCGCCGTCGAGCCCGACTCGGTCAACTGA
- a CDS encoding ribonuclease J, translating to MKSAEKSFQGSRAQPHLEILFLGGCGEFGLNCTLFRYGEEILVVDAGLMFPEEDLLGVDFVIPDIQYLFERARKVRGIVLTHGHEDHIGAVPYLYEAVRAPLYGTEFTLGLVQSKLQEHRLDARADLRPVSARDVVKIGPFEVEFVQVTHSIPGSMCLAIRTPVGLVIHTADFKIDQTPVDGRLFDFPRLGQFGDEGVLALLGDSTNSEREGFTPSERRVGEALEPILRRALGRVMVATFASHIHRVQQILDIAAANKKRVCLVGRSLLQNTKVAERLGYLTIPAGVLIEPKAASRVSPERMLFVVTGSQGEPMSALSRIALEEHKEVTIGDGDLVIFSARTIPGNEKSISRVVNHLLKRGADVMLDDHHGSIHASGHASQEELKIMLNLTRPRYFIPIHGEYRQLHRHARLAREGGIPPERILLVEDGDHLEFTRDKGWKSEKISTGRVFIDGTREEVEEVLIRDRRHLSEDGIVTAVVVINKGSGEIETEPEIVSRGFVLEEEEDGILQRAADIVRQTVASSTMEERGDVHVIHAKLQGNLKRFFRKELGRRPMIIPMVIEI from the coding sequence ATGAAGTCCGCCGAAAAGTCCTTCCAGGGCTCCCGCGCTCAGCCTCACCTCGAGATCCTCTTCCTGGGGGGATGCGGCGAGTTCGGCCTGAATTGCACCCTCTTCCGGTACGGCGAGGAGATCCTGGTCGTGGACGCGGGGCTGATGTTCCCCGAGGAGGACCTTCTCGGAGTCGACTTCGTCATCCCCGACATCCAGTACCTGTTCGAGCGCGCCCGCAAGGTGCGCGGCATCGTCCTCACCCACGGACACGAAGATCACATCGGCGCCGTCCCCTACCTTTACGAGGCGGTGCGGGCCCCGCTCTACGGGACCGAGTTCACGCTCGGGCTGGTCCAGTCGAAGCTCCAGGAGCACCGGCTCGACGCGCGCGCCGACCTGCGTCCGGTGAGCGCCCGGGACGTCGTGAAGATCGGGCCGTTCGAGGTGGAGTTCGTCCAGGTGACCCACAGCATCCCGGGCTCGATGTGTCTCGCCATCCGCACGCCCGTCGGCCTGGTGATCCACACGGCCGATTTCAAGATCGATCAGACCCCGGTGGACGGCCGGCTTTTCGACTTCCCGCGGCTGGGGCAGTTCGGAGACGAGGGCGTGCTGGCCCTGCTCGGGGACTCGACCAACTCGGAGCGCGAAGGATTCACCCCCTCCGAGCGCCGGGTCGGCGAAGCCCTGGAGCCGATCCTGCGCCGCGCCCTCGGCCGGGTCATGGTGGCCACGTTCGCCAGCCACATCCACCGCGTGCAACAGATCCTCGACATCGCCGCCGCCAACAAGAAGCGTGTCTGCCTGGTGGGGCGCAGCCTCCTGCAGAACACCAAGGTCGCGGAGCGCCTCGGCTACCTGACGATTCCCGCCGGAGTCCTGATCGAGCCGAAAGCGGCCTCGCGCGTCTCCCCGGAGCGCATGCTCTTCGTCGTCACCGGCAGCCAGGGCGAGCCGATGTCGGCCCTCTCCCGCATCGCACTGGAGGAGCACAAGGAAGTGACGATCGGGGACGGCGACCTGGTGATCTTCTCGGCGCGGACGATCCCCGGCAACGAGAAGTCGATCTCCCGGGTGGTGAACCACCTCCTCAAGCGCGGGGCCGACGTGATGCTCGACGACCACCACGGTTCGATTCACGCCTCCGGTCACGCCAGCCAGGAGGAGCTGAAAATCATGCTCAACCTGACGCGCCCCCGGTACTTCATCCCGATCCACGGCGAGTACCGCCAGCTCCATCGCCATGCCCGCCTGGCGCGGGAGGGCGGGATCCCGCCGGAGCGCATCCTCCTGGTGGAGGACGGCGATCACCTCGAGTTCACTCGGGACAAGGGGTGGAAATCGGAGAAGATCAGCACCGGCCGGGTGTTCATCGACGGCACGCGGGAAGAAGTGGAGGAAGTCCTGATCCGGGACCGCCGCCATCTCTCGGAGGACGGTATCGTGACGGCCGTCGTCGTGATCAACAAGGGGAGCGGGGAAATCGAGACGGAGCCGGAAATCGTGAGCCGCGGCTTCGTCCTGGAGGAAGAGGAGGACGGAATCCTGCAACGCGCGGCCGACATCGTCCGGCAGACCGTCGCTTCCTCGACGATGGAGGAGCGCGGCGACGTCCACGTGATCCACGCCAAGCTGCAGGGGAACCTGAAGCGCTTCTTCCGCAAGGAGCTGGGGCGGCGGCCGATGATCATCCCCATGGTGATCGAGATTTGA